A genomic segment from Candidatus Brocadia sinica JPN1 encodes:
- the tilS gene encoding tRNA lysidine(34) synthetase TilS, with product MRLDKLPFEVFNTINKYHLVKPHDSIIVAVSGGPDSVALLKILRTINLVKNLHLRLFIAHLNHQLRGSSSEEDAQFVRNLSKDLSLPFILKKVNIQKIADQTKCSIEETARRERYNFFLESAQEYTASTIAIGHTADDNIETFLHRIIRGAGTVGLGGIPVKRPLATGSTIQLIRPLLFSWRREIIEYLGNEHSSYRTDATNYEPLYLRNKIRLELIPLLENQYNPNIKHLLMQLCQILNVNNEYLASKAKKIVKDSTIEERKDLYTVNTRFLANQPKILQYLVLREILMSMQIPLKEITYEHYAKILDEITRKGKGRHFQLPGKFYLWHEHGMLHFTKDPLYKPCMPLSEIAVQIPGTTPVYPLGQLISEILDIQDFSLEAYKKTKTTYEEVFDLERITMPISVRGRKDGDTISPLGIHGHKKLKDLFIDKKIPVKERDATPIIVMNDHPIWVIGVCMDNGVKVTLRTKKVLKLTFMRNRKTGQVCTDCTKHT from the coding sequence ATGCGATTAGACAAACTCCCTTTCGAGGTCTTCAATACCATAAATAAATACCATCTCGTAAAACCTCATGATTCAATCATCGTTGCGGTATCCGGAGGGCCCGACTCCGTCGCTCTCCTCAAAATCCTCCGTACTATTAACTTGGTCAAAAATCTTCATCTCCGCTTATTCATCGCACACCTTAACCATCAACTTCGCGGAAGCTCTTCGGAAGAAGATGCACAATTTGTCCGGAATTTATCAAAAGACCTTTCTCTGCCCTTTATTTTAAAAAAGGTAAACATTCAAAAGATTGCAGACCAGACGAAATGCTCGATTGAAGAAACGGCTCGCAGGGAAAGATACAACTTTTTTCTGGAATCAGCGCAGGAATATACCGCCTCTACCATTGCTATCGGGCATACCGCAGACGACAACATAGAAACCTTTCTTCATCGTATAATCCGGGGCGCAGGAACAGTGGGACTGGGAGGAATACCTGTAAAACGGCCTTTAGCCACCGGTTCCACGATACAGCTTATCCGCCCCCTCCTCTTCTCCTGGAGAAGGGAAATCATTGAATATCTTGGGAATGAACACAGTAGCTACAGAACAGATGCCACCAATTACGAACCTCTCTACCTCCGAAACAAGATACGGCTCGAATTAATTCCCTTATTAGAAAACCAATACAACCCCAACATCAAACACCTGCTCATGCAGCTATGCCAAATCCTCAATGTAAATAATGAATATTTAGCCTCAAAAGCAAAAAAAATAGTAAAAGACTCCACCATAGAAGAAAGGAAAGACTTATATACCGTCAATACCCGTTTTTTGGCAAACCAACCAAAGATATTACAATACCTGGTATTGAGAGAAATATTAATGAGCATGCAAATACCATTAAAAGAGATTACCTATGAGCACTATGCCAAGATACTTGATGAAATAACCAGAAAAGGAAAAGGGCGGCATTTTCAATTGCCAGGAAAATTTTATTTATGGCATGAACACGGTATGCTCCATTTTACCAAAGATCCCCTTTACAAACCATGCATGCCATTATCCGAGATCGCTGTCCAAATACCCGGAACAACACCCGTCTATCCCTTAGGTCAACTCATCTCTGAAATCCTTGACATTCAGGATTTTTCCCTGGAAGCTTACAAAAAAACCAAGACAACATACGAAGAAGTCTTCGACCTAGAAAGGATAACCATGCCAATTTCTGTAAGGGGACGCAAAGACGGGGATACGATCTCACCTTTAGGTATCCATGGCCATAAAAAACTGAAAGATCTCTTTATTGATAAAAAAATCCCGGTAAAAGAACGTGATGCTACCCCCATCATCGTAATGAACGATCATCCTATTTGGGTTATTGGAGTATGTATGGATAATGGAGTAAAAGTTACCCTCAGGACGAAAAAGGTTTTAAAACTAACCTTCATGCGAAACAGGAAGACCGGACAGGTCTGTACAGATTGCACCAAACACACATGA
- a CDS encoding DUF192 domain-containing protein yields MRYGCAGILQRNGDMIVNRKRNRLFFVLLSVCVVYNGIHGVCCGEPKRKDVLPIHVAGMELEVEVAITPEDHMLGLMYRDTLEDNEGMLFIFPKEEILSFWMKDTRIPLSIAFIKANGRIVQIESMKPHSLDTHVSEEKVKYALEMKEEWFKAHKVKVGDTVKIPLTAKEKKTAGRD; encoded by the coding sequence TTGCGGTATGGCTGTGCCGGGATTTTACAAAGAAATGGCGATATGATTGTGAATAGAAAACGGAACCGTCTTTTCTTCGTGCTACTTTCCGTTTGTGTGGTTTATAATGGTATCCATGGGGTGTGTTGTGGTGAACCAAAAAGAAAGGACGTATTGCCCATTCATGTTGCTGGAATGGAATTGGAAGTAGAAGTAGCAATTACTCCTGAAGATCACATGTTGGGGTTGATGTATCGTGATACATTGGAAGATAATGAGGGTATGCTATTTATTTTTCCTAAAGAGGAAATCCTGTCTTTTTGGATGAAGGATACCCGTATTCCTCTTTCTATAGCCTTTATTAAGGCCAATGGCCGAATCGTACAAATCGAATCAATGAAGCCGCACAGTTTGGATACCCATGTTTCGGAGGAAAAAGTCAAGTATGCATTGGAGATGAAAGAGGAATGGTTTAAGGCACATAAGGTAAAAGTGGGTGATACGGTAAAAATACCGCTAACTGCTAAAGAGAAGAAAACAGCCGGACGAGATTGA
- a CDS encoding tetratricopeptide repeat protein — MNTKRFGMLGISGLFFLCVVSYSLQGCKKESPPAGAEKSVISDREVQKGHKELGLSLYEKGKNLEAIEEFKKTIADNTADIEVYYNLASAYYDEGMIHDAIDMYKKVIEIDPNHTEAHYNLGLILIDERLCEEGIHELKKVLEIDPKHEDATYSLGDAYYDCKKIDDAIEIWKTLLKDNPEDSILHYNLGVAYRDKGQLNPAIAELEKALKADPKDRDAKKLLKQLTIKKKGVKSSGQVKNLKKTEKK, encoded by the coding sequence GTGAATACAAAGCGATTCGGAATGCTTGGCATAAGTGGTTTGTTTTTCCTTTGCGTTGTTTCGTATAGTTTGCAAGGGTGTAAAAAAGAATCACCGCCAGCAGGCGCTGAGAAATCCGTAATATCAGATCGTGAAGTACAAAAGGGACACAAAGAGCTTGGTTTATCGCTTTACGAAAAAGGGAAAAATTTAGAGGCTATTGAAGAATTCAAAAAAACTATTGCAGATAATACAGCTGATATTGAGGTGTATTACAATCTCGCATCCGCTTATTATGACGAGGGGATGATACATGATGCAATAGATATGTATAAGAAGGTTATTGAAATTGACCCTAATCATACCGAGGCGCATTACAATTTGGGCCTTATCCTTATAGACGAACGGTTGTGTGAGGAAGGGATTCATGAATTAAAAAAGGTGTTAGAGATAGACCCAAAACATGAAGACGCCACATATAGCCTGGGGGATGCGTATTACGATTGTAAAAAAATAGATGATGCGATAGAAATATGGAAAACGCTGCTAAAGGATAATCCTGAAGACAGTATTCTTCATTATAATCTTGGTGTTGCTTACCGTGACAAGGGGCAACTGAATCCCGCGATAGCTGAGTTAGAAAAAGCTCTTAAGGCCGACCCAAAGGACCGGGATGCAAAAAAGCTATTAAAACAGCTAACTATTAAGAAGAAAGGTGTCAAAAGCTCGGGTCAGGTTAAAAATTTAAAAAAAACAGAGAAAAAGTAA
- a CDS encoding formylglycine-generating enzyme family protein, with amino-acid sequence MTKTGVVSIINERDGSEMVFVPPGEFIMGEERKVVYVNAFYIDKFPVTNFQYKKYIKETGVQEPLFWDNERFNKPSQPVVGVSWKDAVAYAKWAGKRLPREMEWEKAARGVDGREYPWGNTQPDNSKAVYNLDPNTGAPAPVGNRKEGASPFGCFDMAGNVWEWCEDWYEEGKFRVVRGGSWVNHHYILRSAYRSCSYPEGKDNNVGFRCVKGG; translated from the coding sequence ATGACTAAAACAGGGGTGGTTAGCATTATTAATGAGAGAGACGGTTCCGAAATGGTTTTTGTGCCACCGGGTGAATTTATTATGGGTGAGGAAAGAAAAGTTGTGTATGTCAATGCTTTTTATATTGATAAATTCCCAGTAACTAATTTCCAATATAAAAAGTATATTAAGGAGACGGGAGTTCAGGAACCTTTGTTTTGGGATAATGAGCGGTTTAATAAGCCATCACAACCTGTTGTGGGTGTCAGCTGGAAAGACGCTGTTGCCTATGCAAAATGGGCCGGTAAACGGCTCCCCCGAGAGATGGAATGGGAAAAAGCGGCACGGGGAGTCGATGGCAGAGAATATCCTTGGGGGAACACCCAACCGGACAATTCAAAGGCGGTTTACAATCTGGATCCGAATACTGGCGCCCCGGCCCCGGTTGGCAATCGAAAGGAGGGTGCAAGCCCTTTTGGTTGTTTTGACATGGCTGGGAATGTCTGGGAATGGTGTGAAGATTGGTATGAGGAGGGAAAGTTTCGCGTAGTGAGAGGCGGATCGTGGGTAAACCATCATTATATTCTGAGGAGCGCCTATCGGAGTTGCAGTTATCCTGAGGGTAAGGATAATAATGTTGGTTTCCGCTGTGTAAAAGGAGGCTAA
- a CDS encoding Minf_1886 family protein — translation MTKTWNKVKEIMKKDPRYPIQAYQFVFEALDYTTNMLGKNQQKTSDVDRHVTGKQLMEGIRKYALKQFGFMALTVFEQWGIKQDEDFGNIVFNLVESGLMGKTETDSRDDFKNIYDFKKAFDEGFKFDGKYDIRLSLNALGIKK, via the coding sequence ATGACAAAAACATGGAACAAGGTAAAAGAAATTATGAAAAAAGACCCCCGTTATCCCATACAAGCCTATCAATTTGTATTCGAGGCCCTTGACTATACCACAAACATGCTCGGCAAAAATCAACAGAAAACGAGCGATGTAGACCGCCATGTAACGGGGAAACAACTGATGGAAGGCATTCGAAAATATGCATTGAAACAGTTTGGTTTTATGGCACTAACCGTATTCGAACAATGGGGCATAAAGCAAGATGAAGATTTTGGGAATATCGTCTTTAACCTGGTGGAAAGCGGGCTTATGGGAAAAACCGAAACCGACTCTCGTGATGATTTTAAGAATATTTATGATTTCAAGAAGGCCTTTGATGAGGGATTTAAGTTCGACGGAAAATATGACATCCGGCTATCGCTCAATGCCCTGGGCATCAAGAAATAA
- the metG gene encoding methionine--tRNA ligase, with product MSKHTFYLTTPIYYVNDVPHIGHSYTTIAADVLARYKRTKNFDVFFLTGTDEHGQKIQKAAQSCNKTPIEFVNAVVDKFKILWNKLDISNDDFIRTTEERHWRRVKKIFQQIFENGDIYLGEYEGWYCIPCESFWIESQLKERNCPECNRAVERVKEKNYFFRLSKYQNRILEYYEKHPHFIQPESRRNELLQRIKSPVEDISISRAAVEWGIQVPSDQTHTIYVWIDALLNYITALGYDDDMQTFQKYWPANVHIIGKEILWFHGVIWPAVLMSLKIDLPFKIFAHGWWTIEGQKISKSLGNAIDPLGIIQSYGTDAYRYFLLREVPFGLDGNFSYTALIHRINSDLGNDLGNLLQRTLTMIEKYFHGIIPEVSGADDELRSASEDTRVRVDHEMDELQLSRALEIIWEFIGRANKFIEDKKPWVLAKTSATQPQLAAIIGTLARAIKDISVFVYPFMPKTAAEIQRQLGILKDNHPLCLEFHKGFKEGTVSQKGKPLFPRIEPP from the coding sequence TTGAGTAAACACACCTTTTATCTTACAACACCCATTTACTATGTCAACGATGTACCACATATAGGTCATTCTTATACCACCATCGCTGCCGACGTGCTGGCTCGATATAAAAGAACGAAAAACTTTGATGTATTCTTCCTGACGGGAACAGACGAACATGGACAGAAGATCCAAAAAGCGGCGCAATCCTGTAATAAAACACCAATAGAATTTGTCAATGCGGTGGTAGATAAATTCAAGATATTGTGGAACAAACTCGACATCTCCAATGATGATTTCATACGGACAACAGAGGAGCGGCATTGGCGCCGTGTAAAAAAAATCTTTCAACAAATCTTCGAGAACGGGGATATTTATCTGGGAGAATATGAAGGATGGTATTGTATCCCCTGTGAAAGTTTCTGGATTGAGTCACAACTCAAGGAGAGGAATTGCCCTGAATGTAATCGTGCCGTAGAAAGAGTAAAGGAAAAAAATTATTTTTTCAGATTATCAAAATACCAGAACCGCATCCTCGAATATTACGAAAAGCATCCTCATTTTATCCAACCCGAATCGAGGAGGAATGAATTACTGCAGAGAATCAAATCTCCGGTAGAAGACATCAGCATCAGTCGCGCTGCTGTAGAATGGGGTATTCAGGTTCCCTCGGATCAAACCCACACCATTTATGTATGGATTGATGCGCTTCTGAACTATATTACTGCATTAGGTTACGATGATGATATGCAAACATTCCAAAAATACTGGCCGGCAAACGTCCACATTATTGGAAAAGAAATCCTATGGTTTCACGGTGTTATCTGGCCGGCAGTACTTATGTCCCTGAAAATAGATTTACCCTTTAAAATCTTTGCGCACGGCTGGTGGACAATTGAAGGTCAAAAGATATCGAAATCCCTGGGAAATGCGATAGACCCGCTCGGTATCATTCAATCGTATGGCACAGACGCTTATAGATACTTTTTACTCAGGGAAGTTCCTTTTGGTCTGGATGGAAATTTTTCTTACACCGCACTTATTCACAGGATAAATTCTGATCTCGGCAACGACCTGGGCAACTTATTACAACGCACGTTAACAATGATCGAAAAATACTTTCATGGGATCATCCCGGAGGTCTCCGGAGCAGACGATGAACTCAGAAGTGCATCAGAAGATACCCGTGTCAGAGTGGATCATGAAATGGATGAACTCCAGCTTAGCAGGGCGCTTGAGATTATTTGGGAATTTATCGGCCGTGCCAATAAATTCATAGAAGACAAGAAACCCTGGGTGCTGGCGAAAACAAGTGCCACGCAGCCACAACTTGCAGCAATCATTGGCACATTAGCCAGGGCTATCAAAGACATTTCTGTTTTTGTCTATCCCTTTATGCCAAAAACTGCTGCTGAAATTCAACGGCAACTTGGCATCCTGAAAGACAATCATCCCCTTTGCCTGGAGTTCCATAAGGGATTTAAGGAAGGCACCGTCTCACAAAAGGGTAAACCACTGTTCCCAAGAATCGAACCTCCCTAA
- a CDS encoding PSP1 domain-containing protein has protein sequence MRHIFTIRYGVLKNTSDFFSTFNSLKKDDPVIIRSHRGVEFGEVVIKVKEIADDDPIENLGEILRKATPDDKEKQKKIQNESIPVEFKFCQKKIREHNLLMKLASAEHLFGTKKIIFYYLANGRVDFRELVKDLAKEYQARIEMKQIGVRDEARLLADYEHCGRELCCRSFLKNLEPVTMKMAKNQKATLDPSKISGRCGRLMCCLRYEDRVYEDLKHALPKKGSIVKTAKGIGEVVNYDVLQQQVTIELNNGSRIHASVHDIIDKVREPLRQKETTCDHPCEKDCSLE, from the coding sequence ATGAGACACATTTTTACTATTCGATACGGCGTTCTCAAGAATACATCAGATTTCTTCTCAACGTTTAACTCGCTGAAAAAAGACGATCCGGTTATCATTCGTTCACATCGGGGCGTAGAGTTCGGCGAGGTCGTCATAAAGGTGAAAGAAATCGCAGATGATGACCCGATTGAAAATCTTGGAGAAATTTTGCGAAAAGCCACCCCCGACGATAAAGAAAAACAAAAGAAAATACAAAACGAATCAATTCCTGTCGAGTTCAAATTTTGCCAGAAAAAGATAAGAGAACACAATCTTCTCATGAAACTGGCCAGCGCTGAACACCTGTTTGGAACAAAAAAAATCATTTTTTATTACCTCGCCAACGGACGTGTAGATTTCCGGGAACTGGTAAAAGATCTGGCAAAAGAATACCAGGCCCGCATAGAGATGAAACAAATCGGTGTTCGGGACGAGGCAAGGCTTCTGGCTGATTATGAACACTGCGGACGGGAGTTGTGCTGCAGGTCTTTTCTGAAAAATCTTGAACCTGTCACCATGAAAATGGCAAAGAATCAGAAGGCGACCCTGGACCCCTCCAAGATCTCAGGGAGATGCGGCCGTCTCATGTGTTGTTTACGTTACGAAGACAGGGTCTATGAAGATTTAAAGCACGCTCTGCCAAAAAAAGGTTCTATCGTCAAAACTGCAAAAGGGATTGGAGAAGTCGTTAATTACGATGTATTACAACAGCAGGTCACCATTGAGCTGAACAACGGAAGCAGGATCCATGCATCTGTCCATGACATTATAGACAAAGTAAGAGAACCCTTGCGTCAAAAAGAAACAACGTGTGATCATCCCTGCGAAAAGGATTGTAGCCTTGAGTAA
- a CDS encoding GumC family protein has translation MAEKTLLEYWFILYNRKVIIFVITLSSMITAGALSKILSPVYEAKAVFFVPKEPDITTFFTSPDEIMARSPLMPTSNEEPHGPYIGILKSKTIAGLVQKDFPHKTVENLMRRDMDFVLSDEYLLEVYARDNNPGLAADIANAYVKYFKQLMGEYSQMSQSERQATIEEEIAKNEKRLSRAKGILKAFQQKNRTANLDEEIKQLISMKTTFESQLENAHVEYHENKNKMLAVKRKLKDEVRAFETSELVITSPLLEKLRAQLVDIEAKMATLRVEIKESHPEYMTLKRNYEEIKKNIDKEIEIIIKSQVKAPDTFYENLRRQLISLTIEKEGIEADIKGTRQVLSGIEERIREIPKLRNQLDTFVSEVDRYKRLTDTLKVNLEEVMAQTKRAPQVAVLVEDATPPAKASFPILWLNVMVACLAGLAGGVFYCFFVNYLEETREKRIYRLWKVLKSIQE, from the coding sequence ATGGCAGAAAAGACCTTACTAGAGTACTGGTTTATATTATATAACAGAAAGGTGATAATATTCGTTATAACCCTTTCATCCATGATAACTGCCGGGGCGCTGTCAAAGATCCTTTCCCCTGTCTATGAGGCAAAGGCCGTGTTCTTTGTCCCGAAAGAACCGGATATTACCACCTTTTTCACTTCCCCTGACGAGATTATGGCAAGGTCTCCCCTCATGCCGACAAGCAATGAAGAGCCGCATGGACCGTATATTGGCATCCTGAAAAGTAAAACTATCGCTGGACTTGTCCAGAAAGACTTCCCTCACAAAACGGTCGAAAACTTAATGAGAAGGGATATGGACTTTGTCTTAAGCGACGAGTACCTCCTGGAGGTCTACGCCAGGGATAATAACCCCGGTCTGGCGGCTGATATTGCCAACGCCTATGTAAAATATTTCAAGCAACTTATGGGAGAATACTCTCAGATGTCGCAATCAGAAAGGCAGGCGACAATAGAAGAAGAAATAGCAAAGAATGAAAAGAGGCTTTCAAGGGCAAAGGGGATCTTAAAGGCCTTTCAGCAAAAAAATCGGACGGCTAACCTTGATGAAGAAATAAAGCAACTTATCTCCATGAAGACCACTTTTGAATCTCAGCTAGAGAACGCCCATGTTGAATACCATGAAAATAAGAATAAAATGCTGGCGGTGAAAAGGAAGCTAAAAGATGAGGTTCGTGCCTTCGAGACTTCTGAACTGGTAATTACCAGTCCGCTCTTAGAAAAGTTAAGGGCGCAACTGGTAGACATTGAGGCCAAAATGGCCACTCTCCGGGTGGAAATAAAAGAATCTCACCCTGAGTATATGACCTTAAAAAGAAATTATGAGGAAATTAAAAAAAATATCGATAAAGAAATTGAGATTATCATAAAGAGCCAGGTAAAGGCCCCCGATACCTTTTACGAAAATTTGAGAAGACAGCTCATCAGCCTCACGATAGAAAAAGAGGGGATAGAAGCAGACATTAAGGGTACCAGACAGGTTCTCTCCGGCATAGAGGAAAGAATACGTGAAATCCCGAAACTCAGGAATCAGCTTGATACCTTCGTCTCTGAAGTGGACAGATATAAAAGACTCACTGATACACTGAAAGTCAATCTGGAAGAGGTCATGGCCCAGACAAAGAGGGCCCCCCAGGTAGCTGTCCTGGTGGAGGATGCTACTCCCCCGGCAAAAGCATCCTTTCCCATTCTGTGGCTGAATGTGATGGTAGCCTGTCTGGCCGGTCTTGCCGGTGGAGTATTTTATTGCTTCTTTGTGAATTATCTGGAAGAGACCCGGGAGAAAAGGATCTACAGATTATGGAAGGTCTTAAAATCAATACAGGAGTGA
- a CDS encoding carbamoyltransferase: MIVLGINNMHDASAAIVVDGKVVAAAEEERFSRRKHHVGFPVNAFQYCLDEAGITIKDLDAVALSWRPWVLGTRVLNALKSVSFSKKAFQAKTSRGMGQMGNEWYQLFTMKWLIERHFGKGNFRLQYIDHHLCHAVSAFFVSPFERAAALTVDGAGEEDTTVFWMCEGTEIKRLASIKLPHSLGQFYASITGFLGFKVQSDEYKVMGMAPYGKPVFADFFRNKIFDIRKDGTFRLKSRFLDYHLARQGIFLEEIIQVLGKNRLPDEEVTNHHMDIARSAQVVIEEVLFHMANHLHSKTRVDKLCLAGGVALNCVANGKLLDNTPFRQIFVQPAAGDAGTSIGAALHVYHRYTREPRRYQMKGAYLGPSYSNQRCIETLNEFGLSYKELTKEELCSRIATFLSEGKLVCWFQGRMEWGPRALGNRSLLADPRRAEMRDIINLKVKQREPFRPFAPSVLEEKSYDYFGNPIPSPFMLFAFKVNPDRQKDIPAVTHVDGTARPQTVRKEANPLYWNLIKEFENRTGVPVLLNTSFNVQEPIVCSPKDAVACFLKTKVDYLVLNNLLIEQPHKVPS, encoded by the coding sequence GTGATCGTTCTTGGTATAAATAATATGCATGATGCATCAGCAGCTATTGTCGTGGATGGCAAGGTGGTAGCTGCCGCAGAGGAAGAGAGATTCAGCAGACGTAAACACCATGTCGGCTTTCCTGTCAATGCCTTTCAATATTGCCTTGACGAAGCGGGCATAACCATAAAGGACCTCGACGCCGTGGCTTTGTCTTGGAGACCGTGGGTATTGGGAACGAGGGTATTGAATGCCCTGAAGTCAGTTTCTTTTTCAAAAAAGGCCTTCCAGGCGAAAACGAGTCGCGGTATGGGCCAGATGGGGAACGAATGGTATCAACTCTTTACCATGAAATGGCTCATCGAAAGACACTTCGGCAAAGGAAACTTCAGGCTCCAGTATATTGACCACCATCTCTGCCATGCAGTAAGCGCTTTCTTTGTTTCCCCATTTGAAAGGGCAGCGGCCCTAACTGTGGATGGCGCAGGGGAGGAGGATACCACGGTCTTTTGGATGTGTGAAGGCACAGAAATAAAAAGACTGGCTTCAATAAAACTTCCCCATTCCCTTGGTCAGTTTTATGCGAGTATTACCGGGTTTCTCGGCTTTAAGGTACAGTCAGACGAGTATAAGGTAATGGGAATGGCTCCATACGGTAAACCTGTATTTGCTGATTTCTTCAGAAACAAGATATTCGATATACGGAAAGATGGTACCTTTCGACTGAAAAGCCGTTTCCTTGATTATCACCTTGCCAGACAAGGTATATTTCTGGAAGAAATCATACAAGTGTTAGGAAAGAACCGTTTGCCAGATGAAGAGGTCACAAACCATCATATGGATATTGCCAGAAGTGCCCAGGTGGTCATTGAAGAGGTGCTCTTCCACATGGCGAATCATCTGCACAGCAAAACACGTGTTGATAAGCTTTGCCTGGCCGGAGGGGTTGCATTAAACTGTGTGGCAAATGGGAAACTGCTTGATAATACTCCCTTTCGCCAGATATTTGTTCAGCCGGCGGCGGGGGATGCGGGAACATCCATTGGCGCCGCCCTTCATGTTTATCACCGGTATACCCGTGAACCCAGGAGATATCAGATGAAAGGCGCCTATCTGGGTCCATCCTATTCTAATCAACGGTGCATTGAGACACTCAATGAGTTCGGTCTTTCTTATAAAGAATTGACAAAAGAAGAGTTATGCAGTAGAATTGCCACCTTCTTGTCAGAGGGCAAGCTCGTTTGCTGGTTCCAGGGCCGCATGGAATGGGGACCCAGGGCATTAGGGAACCGAAGTCTCCTCGCTGATCCCCGAAGAGCAGAGATGAGGGATATTATCAACCTCAAGGTAAAACAACGGGAACCATTCAGACCATTTGCCCCATCTGTTTTGGAAGAAAAAAGCTATGATTATTTCGGAAACCCTATCCCATCTCCCTTTATGCTCTTTGCCTTTAAGGTAAATCCGGACAGGCAGAAGGATATCCCCGCGGTAACCCATGTGGATGGCACGGCAAGGCCTCAAACTGTGAGGAAAGAGGCAAACCCGCTGTATTGGAATCTCATTAAGGAATTTGAAAATCGCACCGGAGTGCCGGTATTATTAAACACCTCCTTTAATGTGCAGGAACCGATCGTATGTTCCCCGAAGGATGCAGTGGCCTGTTTCCTGAAAACAAAGGTGGATTATCTGGTCTTAAATAATCTTCTCATAGAACAACCCCATAAGGTACCCTCATAG
- a CDS encoding EF-hand domain-containing protein has protein sequence MKIKGLLTATLLLPFFVTPSYAEEQTVTPPAETASAPETSAPTEAPALPPKLTPIDADQDRKISRDELIAFVTKKAKERIAEKAKRLDTDGDKCLSKEELKGKNKLKVRFDDVDTDKDGKISKDEAITFVQTKADERAEKLFLKLDSNKDGFLTVDDIKKKTVNNIEETTEEEDL, from the coding sequence GTGAAAATAAAAGGATTATTAACTGCAACATTGCTTTTACCCTTTTTTGTAACCCCGTCTTATGCAGAGGAGCAAACAGTAACTCCACCTGCAGAAACTGCAAGCGCTCCGGAAACTTCTGCACCAACTGAAGCTCCCGCACTGCCACCAAAGCTCACCCCTATCGATGCAGACCAGGACAGAAAAATCTCCAGGGACGAGTTGATTGCCTTTGTAACAAAAAAGGCAAAGGAAAGGATCGCTGAAAAAGCCAAAAGATTAGATACCGATGGAGACAAGTGCTTATCAAAAGAAGAACTCAAAGGGAAAAACAAGTTAAAGGTTCGTTTTGATGACGTTGACACCGATAAAGATGGAAAGATTTCGAAGGATGAAGCAATTACCTTTGTTCAGACAAAAGCAGATGAAAGGGCAGAAAAACTCTTTCTCAAGCTAGACTCCAACAAAGACGGGTTTTTAACAGTGGATGACATTAAAAAGAAGACAGTAAATAACATAGAGGAAACCACGGAAGAAGAGGATTTATAA